In Actinomycetota bacterium, the sequence GCAGCCATCGCGCCGGTGGCCACCGCCTCCTCGCCGACGTACAGGTGGAGAAAGCCGCGGATCTTCTCCGCCTGGTACAGCTCCGCGCAGCGCTCCTCGAAACGGCGGATGACGAGCATCTGCGCGAGCAGGTCGCGGCGGTGCTCGGGGTCGAGCCCGCTCGGCACGCCGGAACCCTCGCCGACCTCCTGCTCGGGGACATGGTCGAGCTGGTCGAGCTGGTCGAGCTGGTCGAGATGGTCGCTCATCGAGAAGTTCCTCCGATCGGAGCCGACGCTCGGTCCGGGTCGGCCGACGGCGAGCCCTCGAGCGTCGAGGTGTCGCCCTCGGGCAGGCCGAGCTCACGAGCGCGCAGCAGGCGGCGCATGATCTTTCCGCTGCGCGTCTTCGGCAGCTCGGCCACCGCGACGAACGAGCGGGGGGCGACCGCCGGCCCGAGATGCTTGCGCGCGTGCGCCATCAGGTCGCGGTGCAGGTCGTCGTCGTCGACGTAGCCGGGGCGCAGGACGACGGCGGCGTGGATGACGTTGCCGGCCACCGGGTCGGGTACGCCGTAGACGCCCGCGTCGGCGATCGCCGGATGCTGGCGCAGCACCGTCTCCACCTCGAACGGGCCGATCAGGTGTCCGGCGGTCTTGATCACGTCGTCGGCGCGCGACACGAACCACAGGTAGCCGTCGGCGTCGGCGCGCACGAGGTCGCCGGACAGGTACCACCCGTCGGCGAAGGCCCGTGCGTAGCGCTCCGGGTCGTCGAGGTAGGCGCGGAACATCGAAGGCCAGCCGGGGCGCAGCGCGAGCATGCCTTCGGCTCCAGGCTCGGTCAGCAGCTCGACCCGGCCTTCGCGCATCACCGGCTCGCCCTCGTCGGTGCAGCGCAGCAGCGCGGTGTCGATGCCCGGCAGAGGGCGACCCATCGAGCCGGGCCTCACCGGCATCGAGGCGTAGTTGGCGACCATGATCCCTCCGGTCTCGGTCTGCCACCAGTTGTCGTGGAACGGCTGCCCGAGCGCGTCGCGACCCCACACCACCGCGTCGGGGCCGAGCGGCTCGCCGACGCTCGCCGCGAAGCGCAGCGCCGACAGGTCGTGGTCGGCTGCGGCCTCGGCACCGACCTTCATCAGCATCCGGATCGCGGTCGGCGCGGTGTACCACACCGACACCCGTTCCTCCGCGAGGATCCGGTACCAGCGGTCGGCGTCGAACTCGGCCTCGTCCACGACGGAGACCACGCCGTTCACGAGCGGGGCGACGATGCCGTACGAGGTGCCGGTGACCCAGCCGGGATCGGCGGTGCACCAGTACACGTCGCCGGGGTGGAGATCGAGCGCATAGCGACCGGTGACGAGGTGCGCCAGCACCGCGGCATGGACGTGCACGGCGCCCTTCGGAGTGCCCGTGGTGCCGCTCGTGAAGTGCAGCAGCGAAGGGGTCTCGGGATCCGTAGGGGCGATCTCGTAGGCGGGGTCGGCTCCGGCGAGCAGCGCCTCGAGATCCGACGTGCCCTCCGGTGCGTCGCCGCCGGCGACGAGCACGTGACGCAGCAGGGGCAGCTCGCTGCGGATGCCGGCGACCTTGCGCCGGTACAGCGCAGCGGTCGTCACCAGCACGACGGCGCGGCCGAGGTGCAGGCGCTGGCGGATCGGCTCCGGCCCGAACGCGGAGAAGAGCGGCGACGTCAGGCAGCGGTGCTTCAGCGACCCGAGCACCGCGGTGAACACGTCGAGACCCCGTCCGGCGAGCACCACCACCGTCTCCCCCGGCTGCACGCCGAGGCGGGCGAGGACGTTCGCGAACCGGCTCGTGCGCTCGGCGAGCTCGGCGAAGGTGACCGGGCGCGTCGGCCCGTCGCGGGGCACGAGGCGCAGCGCCACGTCGGCGCCGCGCCCGGCAAGCACGTGACGGTCGACCGCCTCGTGCGCGATGTTGGTCCCGCGACCTGCGGGGAGGCCCGCCAGCAGGGAGGCGGCCTCGTCCCAGCTGAAGCTCGCCCGCACCCGGTCGTAGTCGTCGAGGTGATGGGGGTGGCTACGGTCCGGCTTGTCGATGATCGGCCAGGACGCGTCGGTTTGCATGCACGCACCTTTCGTCCTACCGCGATCGTGCGTTCGCCAGCGCGTTCTGGACAGGGCACGAGGTCCATACCGGGAGGGTCTGATGCCGCGGCGCAGACGACTCCCGCGCGACGGCCTAGGACGGCCTAGATGGACGCGATCCGGTGGAACGCGGGGCGCGGTGCCCGGCGGCCGAGCTTCATCCCCGCCGCGAGGACCAGCCGGCAGACACGCCAGCGATGCCCGGCGAACGGCGCGAGCAGATCGAGCATCCGCGCGTCGTCCACCCGCGTGCGCTCGCCGGTGAACGCGTGGGAGACGAGCGTCGGCATCCAGAAGTCGCCGAGCAGGACCGTGTCGGGATCGCCGTGGCACGCGATGACGGTGCTCGTCGCGGTCCAGGGACCGAGGCCGGCCAGCGCCCCGATCCGCGCGAGCGCTGCCTGCGGGGTCATCGTCGCCGCCTCCTCGAGGCGCCCGGCGCGTCGCGCGGCCAGCACCAGCGAGTCGGCGCGCCGGCGCTCCACGTCGAAGCGGTGCAACTCCACGTACGAACGCCCGGCGACGTCGTCGGGAGCGGGCCCGAGCCGCAGCTCGAGCTCGGCCGGGCCGGGAGCGGCAGCGCCCCACGCGGCCACCATGCGCCTCCACGAGCGGGCGGCGTCCTCGGTGGTCACCCGTTGGCCGAGCACGATCGGCGCGAGCTCGGTCCACACCATGGCGCTCGCGCCAACACGCAGGCCCGGGTGCCGACGGTCGAGCTCGGCGACCACGGGGTGGCGCGCCGGTTCCCAGCCCGAGCGGTCGTCGCCGACGCCCAACCAGCGCGGGGCGCTCGCGAGCAGCCAGTCGGCGGCGTCGGCACCACCCCACGCCGTGGCCTCGGCCTCGCCCGCCGGGTTCCACCGGAACCGCACCGTTGCCGGGCCGAGCGGCGTGTGGACGGCCCGCGCGAACGCGTCGGGCCACCACCTGGACGTGGGGTCGGAACCGAACGGGTGGAAGGCTCCGAGCACCAGGCGTGGGTCGGCGCCGTCCAGCTTCACGACCCGGTGGCGCTCGACGCCCACCGGTCCCGAGCGATCGGAGCCCACCGGTCGGCCGGCCGGTTCAGGCGCCGGTCAGCTCACGCCAACGGGCGGGCCACGCGTCGGCGACGCCGCGCGGCGTCATCCGCAGCGTGGCCGCCGGCACCAGGTCGGCGATCCGGCGCACCTCGGCGTAGTGATGGGCGACGTTGCCGGCGCCCTCGAACAGCTCCAGCCGCCGGGAGACCAGATCGGCCGGCGGTGAGGCATCCAAGAACCCCCAGATCGTGAACGCGATCGTCAGGTCGTGGATCACGGGAGCCCGCCCGAAGAGCGAAGCCCGCCGCAGCGCGATCGCCGCGCACCCGCGGATCGCGTCGTCCGCGTGGAGCCCGACACCGACGTTCAGGCGGTGGCGCATGCGTTCGGCGAGAGTGAGCGCATAACCCTGGTCGGGACCCTGGTAGCCGAGGCGTTCACCTTCGGGTTGGCGGCCCTCCAGGTCTCCGGGACGCTCCGAGTGCCACCCGTCGGGCACGTGATCGGGCGACGCGTACCCCCGCACGATCTCGACGGGCGACAGGGGGACGAACTTCGGTGCGGCCATACCAGCCCAGTTCTAGCCGTTCACCGGCTGGGAGGAAGCGGCGTGCAGCAAGCCGTAGACGAGGCTCTCCTCCAACGCGCGCCAGGAAGCCTCGATGATGTTGGCGCTGACGCCGATCGTGGTCCACGTCCGGTCGCCGTCGGTGGCGTCGATCAGCACACGGGTGACCGCGCCTGTGGCGGTCGCCCCGTCGAGGATGCGCACCTTGAAGTCGGTGAGGTGCACCCGGTCGAGGTGGGGATAGGCATGCGACAGCGCGGCGCGCAGCGCGGTGTCGATCGCGTTCACCGGTCCGTTGCCCTCGGCGGTGTGCACATGGCGCTGCTCGGCGCCAGTGGAGTCGGGCACCCACGCCTTCACCGTCGCCTCGGTGGTGAAGGCACCGCTCGGGAGCTCGTCGGTGATCACCCGCATGCTCTCCACCCGGAAGTACGGCTGGCGCCATCCGGCAGCGCGCCGCATCAGCAGCTCCAGCGAGGCGTCGGCCGCCTCGAAGTGGTAGCCCTCGTGCTCGAGCCGCTTCAGGTCGTCGATCACCTGGTTCACCGCCGGCCCGTCCATCGTCAGGCCGAGCTCTTCGGCCTTGATCTGGATCGTCGCCCGACCGGCCATCTCGCTGACGACGAAGCGGGTGCCGTTGCCGACCAGCTCGGGGTCGACGTGCTCGTACGCGTCTCTCGCCCGCGCGATGGCGCTCACGTGCAGCCCTGCCTTGTGGGCGAAAGCCGATGCACCGACGTAGGGCGCCTGCGGGTTGAGGGGTCGGTTCAGCACCTCGGCCACGTGATGGCTGACGCTCGTCAGGCGCTCCAGCCGACCGTCGGGCAGGCAGGTGTAGCCGAGCTTCAGCTGAAGGTTGGGGATGACGGTGGTGAGGTTCGTGTTGCCGGTGCGCTCGCCGAGACCGTTCAGCGTGCCCTGCACATGGCGGGCCCCCGCCCGCACCGCGGCGATCGAGTTCGCAACTGCGCAGCCCGTGTCGTCGTGGCAGTGGATGCCGATCGTTGCATCTGCACCGACATGCCGAGCGACCTCCGCGACGATTGCGCCGACCTCGTCAGGCAGGCTGCCCCCGTTCGTGTCGCAGAGGACCAGGTGCGAGGCACCCTTCATCAACGCCGCTTCGACCGCCCGCATCGCGAACTCGGGGTTGCGCCGGTAGCCGTCGAAGAAGTGCTCGAGGTCGACGAGCACGCGCCGGCCGTTTGCGGCGAGGAACTCGACGGAGTCGGCGATCATCGCCTCGGCCTCGGCGAGCGTGGTCTTCAACGCCTCGAGGACGTGGTAGTCCCAGCTCTTGGCGACGATGCACACCGTGTCGGTGCCGGCCTCGACCAGGTGGCGCAAGGTGGCGTCGTCGTCGACCTTGCCCAACGGGCGCCGAGTGGAGCCGAACGCGACGAGCGTCGAGCAATCGAGGCGCAGCTCCGTCTGCGCGCGAGCGAAGAACTCGACGTCTTTCGGGTTCGCCCCCGGCCAACCACCTTCCACGAAGTGGACCCCGAGGTAGTCAAGTTGCTCGGCGATGCGCAGCTTGTCCTCCACCGTCGCGGAGACCCCTTCCACCTGCAGGCCGTCGCGCAACGTGGTGTCGAACACCTCGACCACCTCGGCCGGGGAGCCCTGGTGGTCGGCTGGTCTCGTCGGATCGGTGGCCATCGAGGGGCTCCTGTCGGGTCGGGGAACGAAAAACGCCGCCCGGCTGGGCGGCGTGGCGGCGCACGTGGGACGAACCACGCGCGCTAGGGAATGACGATGCTGCTCGGGTGGCAGGTGGAGGGGACCGGCGTCCGCGTCACGGGAGCATTCAACCGCCTCGTTCGGCCCGCGTCAACGCGCACCGGCCGTCGCGGCTGTGGGTGAAGCTGTGTACGAACAGTGGACAGAGTGCGAGATTCTGGGGAATACGAAGAATCTCAGTGGATAACCCTGTGAGTTCGAAAATACCTCTTGACCTGGCCAAACGCGTTCGCGAGAGTGTCCTCACACCGGACGGCACGACGCGGCCGGCTCACCGGGGGAAGCAGGGGTCCACCACCTCTCGCCAAACCCGGGCCAGCCACCGCGAAACGACTGCTCGGTGGGGACGATCCGTCTCCACGTAGCTGCTGGGCCTGGCCCAGAAGCGAAGTGGGCCGGGTGCCGGTGGTGCCACCACCACAGGTATCCGGTGTCGATCCTCGGGGCCAACGACCCGACCGATGGGAGACCATCGATCGGCAAGGGGTGCCATCGGGGGCCGACGGGGTCCGATGCCGAACCGGGCGACCGGCGAGGCGGGTGACCCAGACGGCGCCGGCAGTTGGCCGGACCGGGCAACCGGGCCGGGCAGGTGACGGCGTGGGAGGTATCGGTAGTGAACGGGGCGACCCGAGCACGACCGGTGCAGCCCGACCCATGGGACAACGACCGCCTGCGCGACCAGGCGGAGCCGGGTCCCTTGGGGTTCCGGCCGTTGGGCCGAACCGGGCAACCGGGGAGGCCTGCCCGGTCCCGATGCCGAGCGATCGGCGAAGGACCGCTCCGCTGCGGGCAACCGCGACGGAGGTCACGACCCGGCCCAGCCGGGGCGTGGAGGAGTCGATCGGGGCAACCGGGGCGGCGTGATCGTCGAACCGGGCGACCGGTACCGACAAGGGCCGGAAAACGCGGCTCGCCCGCCGGAGGGCAACTTCCGACGGGCGAGTGAACTGATCGAGCTGAAGGGTAACAACAGACGTTCGATCAGTGGTGGATCGTCCCACCTCGGGCTGCCCCGGGCGGCGCGCAGGTCTTCGGACCCGCTGCGCCACCGGGGCGCTCACCGTTTTCCCCCAAAGAACCGCAGCTTTCGCGCCAATCTGTCAACGAAGCCGCGCTGGGAGCAGGTTGGTTGACAGATTGGCGCGGTAGCTGCGGGTAGCGTCGGGGGGGCGATGGACGAGCCGGACGACGCGGTGAGGCGTGAGCTCGCGCCGGGGCTCGCCGAGCAGTACGCCCTGGGCTTCAACTTCGGCAGCGTCACCACCTTCGGCCAGCGGCCCTTGCTGACCGAGCCCGAGCAGCTCGACGCCTGGAAGCCCGACGTGGCCGTCGTCGGCGCGCCGTTCGATCTCGGGACGACGAACCGTCCCGGAGCCCGGTTCGGGCCACGGGCGATCCGCTCGCAGGTGTACGAGGCGGGCTCATACCACCTCGACCTCGGCCTGGAGATCTTCGACTGGCTGGAGGTGGTCGACTTCGGCGATGTCCACTGCCCCCACGGCCAGACCGAGCGCAGCCACGCGAACATCCGCGCCCGCGTGCACGAGATCGCCCGGCGCGGGATCGTCCCGCTCGTCTTCGGCGGCGACCACTCGATCACGTGGCCGGCGGCGACGGCAGTGGCCGACGTCCACGGGTTCGGCAACGTCGGCATGGTCCACTTCGACGCCCACGCCGACACCGCCGACGTGATCGACGGCAACCTGGCCAGCCACGGGACGCCGATGCGACGCCTGATCGAGTCCGGTGCCGTGCCCGGCGACCGCTTCGTGCAGGTGGGCCTGCGCGGCTACTGGCCGCCGCAGGACACCTTCGAGTGGATGAAGGCGCAGGGCATGCGGTGGCACACGATGCAGGAGATCTGGGAGCGCGGCTTCGCCGCGGTGATGGCCGACGCCGTCGCCGAGGCGCTCGCCACCACCGATCTGCTGTACATCTCCGTCGACGTCGACAGCATCGACCCGTCGCAGGCTCCCGGCACCGGAACCCCCGAGCCAGGCGGGATCCAGGCCGCCGACATCTTGCGGATGGTGCGCCGGCTGGCCCACGCCCACCACGTGGTGGGCATCGACATCGTCGAGGTGGCGCCCGCTTACGACGTGAGCGAGCTCACCGTGAACCTCGCCCACCGGATCGCGTTCGAGGCCCTCGCCGGGCTCGCTGCCCGAAAGCGCGACGCCGCCGGTGCACCCCCCGGACTACCCGCTCCCGGCGCGCCGAGCTGAAGCAGGCAGCGCCCCCGCCGCGGCGGCCCCGGTCAGACGGCGAGCTCGCACCAGTCCTTGTAGCGGTCCTCCTGGCCACGCACCGCCCGCCCGTAGACCTCGGCGATGGCCTTCGTCATCGGGCCAGGACACGGGATCGTCCGCTCGTCGACGGAGTTGACCGAGCTGACCTCGGCGGCCGTGCCGCAGACGAAGATCTCGTCGGCGATGTACAGGTCGCTGCGGGCGATGTTGTCGACGCGCACGTCGATGCCGAGGTCGGCGGCGATGCGCATCACCGAGTTCTGCGTGATGCCCTCGAGCGCTCCGGCCGACAGCGGCGGCGTGAGGAAGACCCCGTTGCGGGCGGCGAAGATGTTCTCGCCGGTGCACTCGGCGACGAGCCCGTTCGGGGCGAGCATGATCGCCTCGTCGTAGCCGGCACGGAGGGCCTCGACCTTCGCGAGCGACGAGTTCACGTAGTTGCCCGTCGTCTTCGAGGCCGGCGGCATGATGTTGTGGTCGTGGCGGGTCCACGACGAGATCTTCATCCGCACCCCCTTTTCGACCGCGTCGTCGCCGAGGTAGGCGCCCCATGGCCAGCAGGCGATGGCGACGTCGACCGAGCAGGGCAGGGTGTTCAGCCCCATCTCGCCGTAGCCGTAGTAGGCGATCGGACGCACGTAGCACGACGGCAGGCCGGTCGACGCGACCGTCGCCTTCGTCGCGTCGATGAGCTCCTCGACGGAGTACGGGATCTCCATCCCGACGATCTTCGCCGAGTGGTGCATGCGCACGATGTGGTCGGTGAGGCGGAAGACGGCAGGCCCGCTCGCCGTCTCGTACGCACGGATGCCCTCGAACACACCCGTGCCGTAGTGCAGGGTGTGGGTGAGCACGTGGATCTGGGCCTTGTCCCAGTCGACGAGCTCGCCGTTCATCCAGATCTTCGGTGTCGGTTGGATGGGCATCGCAGGTGCTCCCCCTCGTAGGTTCGTTCGGTTCGACCGTCGCCGGTCTCAGCCTGCCACTCGGGCGGCGAGCGCGTCACCGATCTGGGTGGTGGTACCGCTGACAGGTTCGGCGCAGGCGGCGCGCACCCGCTCGGCCGCCGCGGTCTCGCCGAGGAAGTCGAGCATCATCGCCGCCGACAGCACCGCCGCGGTCGGGTTGGCCTTGCCGGTGCCGACGATGTCGGGCGCCGAGCCGTGCACCGGCTCGAACAGGCTCGGGCCGGTACGGGCGGGGTTGAGGTTGGCCGACGAAGCGAGGCCGATGCCTCCCGACACCGCCCCGCCGAGGTCGGTGAGGATGTCGCCGAAGAGGTTGTCGGTGACGACGACGTCGTACCGCTGCGGATCCTGCACGAAGTAGATGCAGGCCGCGTCGACGTGGTTGTAGGCGGTGCCGATGCCTGGGAAGTCGGCGGCGACGTCGTTGAAGGCACGCTCCCACAGGTTCCCGGCAAAGGTGAGCACGTTCGTCTTATGCACGAGGGTCACGTGCCGCCGAGCGCGCGCATCGGCGAGCTCGAACGCGAATCTGATGCAGCGCTCGACGCCGTGGCGCGTGTTCACGCTGCCCTGCGTGGCCACCTCGTACGGGGTGCCCCGGCGCAGCACGCCGCCCTCGCCCACGTACGGCCCCTCGGTGTTCTCGCGGATGACGACGAAGTCGTGGGGTTCGGTGTGGCCCGGAGCTGTGCCGACGAAGGGGCGCACGTTCACGTAGAGGTCGAGCTCGAAGCGCATCTTCAGCAGCACCCCGCGCTCGATCACCCCTGGCGGCACGTCGGGCGCGCCCACGGCCCCGAGGAGGATCGCGTCGAAGCCGCGCAGCTCGTCGAGCGTGGCGTCGGAGAGGATCTCGCCGTCACGCAGGTAGCGGGCCCCGCCCAGGTCGAACTCGGTCGTCTCGATCCCGACGCCGCACGCCTGCACCACCTTCAGCGCCTCGGCGGTCACCTCCGGACCGATGCCGTCTCCGCCGATAACCGCGATTCGGTGAGTCATCGGCGGAGCAATCTACGCCCCCGCGCCTTCCCGGCGCCCATCGCGGCCTCCTCGCGCGCGACCTCACCAGGTCCGGAGTCGGTACCCTTCGCCGACATGTCCCAGATCCACCACCTCTCCCCCTCGGCCCATTCCCGGCTGCAGGCCGAGCTGGAGGACCTCACCACGCGCGGGCGGATCGAGATCGCGCAGAAGATCGAACGTGCCCGGGAGCTCGGCGACCTGTCCGAGAACGGCGACTACCACGCGGCGAAGGACGAGCAGGGCCACATGGAGGGCCGCATCCGGCACCTCGAGGCGATCCTCGGGCACTGCGAGATCGTCGACGTCGTCGACGACGGCACGGTGAAGCCCGGCAGCCTGGTCACCTTCCTCTACGCCGGCGACGCCGAGGATGCCGCGGAGAGCTACCTCATCGGTTCGATCGAGGAGCGCCACGAGGGCTACGAGTCGATGAGCCCGCAGTCGCCGCTCGGCCAGGCACTGCTCGGCTCGCGGGCCGGCGACACCGTCACCTACACCACGCCGACGGGTGCAACGCTCGAGGTCGAGGTCGTCAGCGTCGAGCTGCCCTAGGCCGATGTCGGGCACCGCGGCTCGCGAGGCGGGGGAAGAGCCCGACGGCGACGAGGTGACGATGCGCGTCCCGCCGCTGCCCCCCGGGCGCGAGCTGCACCTGCCCGGGCGCGGCACCACCTTCGTGCGTGAGCTGCCCGGGCCGTACCCGGGGGCGCCGGTGGTGATGCTGCTCCACGGGTGGACGGCGACGGCAGACCTCAACTTCTTCTCCGCCTACGAAGCGCTCGGGGCGCACTTTCGCGTCGTCGCCCTCGACCACCGCGGCCATGGCCGCGGCATCCGCAGCCGGCGGACGTTCAAGCTCGCCGACTGCGCCGACGACGCGGTGGCCCTCGCCGCCGAGCTGGGCACGGGGCCCTTCGTGCCGATCGGCTACTCGATGGGTGGGCCCATCGCGATGCTCGTGTGGCGCCGGCACCCGGCGGTGGTGAGGGGCCTGGTGCTCTGCGCCACGGCGGGGCAGTTCTCGCACACTCGGGCCGAACGGGTGAACTTCCTCGGCCTCACCGGGCTCGGCGCGCTCGCCCGTCTCACCCCGACGCAGGCGCGCGTCTGGCTGACGCACCAGGTGTACCTGAAGCGCAAGGCCGAGCAGTGGGACCCTTGGGCAGTCCAAGAGGCGATGCGCCACGACTGGAGGATGGTCCTCGAAGCCGGCCGGGCGATCGGCTCGTTCTCGGCGGCGTCGTGGCTCGCCGAGATCGACGTGCCGACGTCGGTGGTGCTCACGATGCGCGACGCGGTGATCCCCGTCGAGCGCCAGATCCGCCTCGCCGAGTCGGTCTCCGCGGTGAGCGTGCACCGCATCGACGGCGAACACGACGCCATCATCGCCCGGGCCGAGCACACGGTGACGGCGATCGTCGAGGCCACCCACCGGGTGCTCGACACCCGCGGTCCGGTCACGCCCGACGCCCGGTAGCGTCGCCGGTCATGCCTTCCCGCCGCCTGCGCCGTTCCCTCGCCGCGCCCGCGCTCGTCGCGCTGGTCGCTCTCGCCGCTTGTGGCGGCGACGACGCCTCGACCGACGACACGACCGACGCGACCACCGACGACACGACGAACGACACGACAGACGCCACGACCGGCGACACGTCACCCACCACGACCGCCGCGCCGAGCGACAAGCCCGAGGTCGAATTCCCCGGCGCGGACCCGACCGAGCTGACGGTGACCGAGCTCGAGGCCGGCACCGGCGCCGAGGCGGTCGAGGGCGACACGATCGTCGTCGACTACGTCGGCGTCCGAGCCGTCGACGGGGTCGAGTTCGACAACTCGTACGACCCCGGCACCCCGTTCGCGATGAAGATCGGCGCCGGCCAGGTGATCCCGGGGTGGGACCAGGGCCTGGTCGGGGTGCGCGCCGGTGGGCGCTACCAGCTCGACATCCCCGCCGATCTCGCCTACGGCGAAGAAGGCTCGGGCGAGCTGATCCGCCCCGGCGACTCGTTGACGTTCGTCGTCGACGTGCGCGCTCTCGTGCCCGCGGGCGCCGAAGCGCCCGACGTCACCGTCGAGGGAGCCGATCCGGTCGATGCGCTGGAGACCGAGGACCTGGTCACGGGGGAAGGCACCGCGGCCGCAGAGGGTGACACGGTGGCGATCCACCTCGTCGCCTACAACGGCGCCGACGGTGCGGTGCTCGACAACAGCTGGGAGGGTGGTCAGCCGATCACGATCCTGCTTCAAGGGGATTCGACCCTGAGCGGGCTCGTGGAAGGCATCGCCGGGATG encodes:
- the acsA gene encoding acetate--CoA ligase produces the protein MQTDASWPIIDKPDRSHPHHLDDYDRVRASFSWDEAASLLAGLPAGRGTNIAHEAVDRHVLAGRGADVALRLVPRDGPTRPVTFAELAERTSRFANVLARLGVQPGETVVVLAGRGLDVFTAVLGSLKHRCLTSPLFSAFGPEPIRQRLHLGRAVVLVTTAALYRRKVAGIRSELPLLRHVLVAGGDAPEGTSDLEALLAGADPAYEIAPTDPETPSLLHFTSGTTGTPKGAVHVHAAVLAHLVTGRYALDLHPGDVYWCTADPGWVTGTSYGIVAPLVNGVVSVVDEAEFDADRWYRILAEERVSVWYTAPTAIRMLMKVGAEAAADHDLSALRFAASVGEPLGPDAVVWGRDALGQPFHDNWWQTETGGIMVANYASMPVRPGSMGRPLPGIDTALLRCTDEGEPVMREGRVELLTEPGAEGMLALRPGWPSMFRAYLDDPERYARAFADGWYLSGDLVRADADGYLWFVSRADDVIKTAGHLIGPFEVETVLRQHPAIADAGVYGVPDPVAGNVIHAAVVLRPGYVDDDDLHRDLMAHARKHLGPAVAPRSFVAVAELPKTRSGKIMRRLLRARELGLPEGDTSTLEGSPSADPDRASAPIGGTSR
- a CDS encoding DNA-3-methyladenine glycosylase 2 family protein encodes the protein MKLDGADPRLVLGAFHPFGSDPTSRWWPDAFARAVHTPLGPATVRFRWNPAGEAEATAWGGADAADWLLASAPRWLGVGDDRSGWEPARHPVVAELDRRHPGLRVGASAMVWTELAPIVLGQRVTTEDAARSWRRMVAAWGAAAPGPAELELRLGPAPDDVAGRSYVELHRFDVERRRADSLVLAARRAGRLEEAATMTPQAALARIGALAGLGPWTATSTVIACHGDPDTVLLGDFWMPTLVSHAFTGERTRVDDARMLDLLAPFAGHRWRVCRLVLAAGMKLGRRAPRPAFHRIASI
- a CDS encoding citramalate synthase, with protein sequence MATDPTRPADHQGSPAEVVEVFDTTLRDGLQVEGVSATVEDKLRIAEQLDYLGVHFVEGGWPGANPKDVEFFARAQTELRLDCSTLVAFGSTRRPLGKVDDDATLRHLVEAGTDTVCIVAKSWDYHVLEALKTTLAEAEAMIADSVEFLAANGRRVLVDLEHFFDGYRRNPEFAMRAVEAALMKGASHLVLCDTNGGSLPDEVGAIVAEVARHVGADATIGIHCHDDTGCAVANSIAAVRAGARHVQGTLNGLGERTGNTNLTTVIPNLQLKLGYTCLPDGRLERLTSVSHHVAEVLNRPLNPQAPYVGASAFAHKAGLHVSAIARARDAYEHVDPELVGNGTRFVVSEMAGRATIQIKAEELGLTMDGPAVNQVIDDLKRLEHEGYHFEAADASLELLMRRAAGWRQPYFRVESMRVITDELPSGAFTTEATVKAWVPDSTGAEQRHVHTAEGNGPVNAIDTALRAALSHAYPHLDRVHLTDFKVRILDGATATGAVTRVLIDATDGDRTWTTIGVSANIIEASWRALEESLVYGLLHAASSQPVNG
- the speB gene encoding agmatinase — protein: MDEPDDAVRRELAPGLAEQYALGFNFGSVTTFGQRPLLTEPEQLDAWKPDVAVVGAPFDLGTTNRPGARFGPRAIRSQVYEAGSYHLDLGLEIFDWLEVVDFGDVHCPHGQTERSHANIRARVHEIARRGIVPLVFGGDHSITWPAATAVADVHGFGNVGMVHFDAHADTADVIDGNLASHGTPMRRLIESGAVPGDRFVQVGLRGYWPPQDTFEWMKAQGMRWHTMQEIWERGFAAVMADAVAEALATTDLLYISVDVDSIDPSQAPGTGTPEPGGIQAADILRMVRRLAHAHHVVGIDIVEVAPAYDVSELTVNLAHRIAFEALAGLAARKRDAAGAPPGLPAPGAPS
- a CDS encoding branched-chain amino acid transaminase, translating into MPIQPTPKIWMNGELVDWDKAQIHVLTHTLHYGTGVFEGIRAYETASGPAVFRLTDHIVRMHHSAKIVGMEIPYSVEELIDATKATVASTGLPSCYVRPIAYYGYGEMGLNTLPCSVDVAIACWPWGAYLGDDAVEKGVRMKISSWTRHDHNIMPPASKTTGNYVNSSLAKVEALRAGYDEAIMLAPNGLVAECTGENIFAARNGVFLTPPLSAGALEGITQNSVMRIAADLGIDVRVDNIARSDLYIADEIFVCGTAAEVSSVNSVDERTIPCPGPMTKAIAEVYGRAVRGQEDRYKDWCELAV
- a CDS encoding 3-isopropylmalate dehydrogenase, producing the protein MTHRIAVIGGDGIGPEVTAEALKVVQACGVGIETTEFDLGGARYLRDGEILSDATLDELRGFDAILLGAVGAPDVPPGVIERGVLLKMRFELDLYVNVRPFVGTAPGHTEPHDFVVIRENTEGPYVGEGGVLRRGTPYEVATQGSVNTRHGVERCIRFAFELADARARRHVTLVHKTNVLTFAGNLWERAFNDVAADFPGIGTAYNHVDAACIYFVQDPQRYDVVVTDNLFGDILTDLGGAVSGGIGLASSANLNPARTGPSLFEPVHGSAPDIVGTGKANPTAAVLSAAMMLDFLGETAAAERVRAACAEPVSGTTTQIGDALAARVAG
- a CDS encoding transcription elongation factor GreA, translated to MSQIHHLSPSAHSRLQAELEDLTTRGRIEIAQKIERARELGDLSENGDYHAAKDEQGHMEGRIRHLEAILGHCEIVDVVDDGTVKPGSLVTFLYAGDAEDAAESYLIGSIEERHEGYESMSPQSPLGQALLGSRAGDTVTYTTPTGATLEVEVVSVELP
- a CDS encoding alpha/beta fold hydrolase; protein product: MSGTAAREAGEEPDGDEVTMRVPPLPPGRELHLPGRGTTFVRELPGPYPGAPVVMLLHGWTATADLNFFSAYEALGAHFRVVALDHRGHGRGIRSRRTFKLADCADDAVALAAELGTGPFVPIGYSMGGPIAMLVWRRHPAVVRGLVLCATAGQFSHTRAERVNFLGLTGLGALARLTPTQARVWLTHQVYLKRKAEQWDPWAVQEAMRHDWRMVLEAGRAIGSFSAASWLAEIDVPTSVVLTMRDAVIPVERQIRLAESVSAVSVHRIDGEHDAIIARAEHTVTAIVEATHRVLDTRGPVTPDAR
- a CDS encoding FKBP-type peptidyl-prolyl cis-trans isomerase, with translation MPSRRLRRSLAAPALVALVALAACGGDDASTDDTTDATTDDTTNDTTDATTGDTSPTTTAAPSDKPEVEFPGADPTELTVTELEAGTGAEAVEGDTIVVDYVGVRAVDGVEFDNSYDPGTPFAMKIGAGQVIPGWDQGLVGVRAGGRYQLDIPADLAYGEEGSGELIRPGDSLTFVVDVRALVPAGAEAPDVTVEGADPVDALETEDLVTGEGTAAAEGDTVAIHLVAYNGADGAVLDNSWEGGQPITILLQGDSTLSGLVEGIAGMQPGGRRMMRIPFEQAWGADGNEAIGLPASTDLVLVIDLFAAW